The Winogradskyella schleiferi genome has a window encoding:
- the leuD gene encoding 3-isopropylmalate dehydratase small subunit yields MEKFTKLQSRAIPLNIENVDTDQIIPARFLKATDRKGFGDNVFRDWRYHKDGTVNSDFVLNDSKYSGSILVAGDNFGCGSSREHAAWAITDFGFKVVVSSFFADIFKGNALNNGLLPVQVSKEFLSDLFEQIVSNPNTELVVDLEKQTISVKNSELSENFEIDAYKKTCMINGYDDIDYLVNNKEQIEAFEAQKIY; encoded by the coding sequence ATGGAAAAATTCACAAAATTACAATCTAGAGCCATTCCTCTAAACATAGAGAATGTGGATACAGACCAAATAATACCAGCACGTTTTTTAAAAGCCACGGACAGAAAAGGATTTGGTGACAATGTTTTTAGGGACTGGAGATATCATAAAGATGGAACCGTTAATTCTGATTTCGTTTTGAACGATTCAAAATATTCGGGAAGTATTTTAGTTGCTGGCGATAATTTCGGTTGTGGATCGAGTAGGGAACATGCGGCTTGGGCCATTACAGATTTTGGATTTAAAGTCGTGGTGTCTAGTTTTTTTGCAGACATTTTTAAAGGCAATGCGCTCAATAATGGTTTGTTACCAGTGCAGGTTTCAAAAGAATTTCTAAGTGACTTATTTGAACAAATAGTGTCCAATCCAAATACAGAATTAGTGGTTGATCTCGAAAAACAAACGATTTCTGTAAAGAATTCCGAATTATCTGAGAATTTCGAAATTGATGCCTATAAAAAGACCTGTATGATCAATGGTTACGATGATATTGATTATCTTGTAAATAATAAAGAACAAATTGAGGCTTTTGAAGCCCAAAAAATATATTAA